Proteins encoded together in one Planctomyces sp. SH-PL14 window:
- a CDS encoding beta-ketoacyl-[acyl-carrier-protein] synthase family protein, whose translation MTERDGRVVITGLGIISPIGIGAEAVTASLLEGRSGVAPLKSYQGSALPNQLAAEVIDFNDESAKKVYLKDQRKWIKVMCREIQLGSAVATLALKDAGIDTDNFPHERLGVEFGANLMCFAPDAFSDPMRVCVDEKGDFVFSKWGGQGKDKLEPLWLLKYLPNMPACHIAINADARGPSNSLTLDEASGNVTMLEALSVIRRGAADAMVVGTTGNRLTPTKTIQARLWEELARGEDDPRHPCKPFDSKRSGQVIGEGAASVIVEGEAKARERGAKILARVLGGGASCVADKDGVGDVRKAVGNAIRNALHSTGLQPDQIGHISAHGTGTRAGDLAEAAGIKDALGATGGRIPVTGFKGAVGNSGAACGSIELVAGLLGTARGVVWPTIGTTAPDPECGLNVITGKPLPIDNKTFLKISYTNCGQASAIVVQGL comes from the coding sequence ATGACAGAGAGAGACGGACGAGTCGTCATTACGGGGCTCGGCATTATCAGCCCCATCGGGATCGGCGCGGAGGCCGTGACCGCGAGCCTCCTGGAAGGCCGTTCCGGAGTTGCGCCGCTCAAGAGCTATCAGGGTTCCGCGCTGCCGAATCAGCTGGCGGCGGAAGTCATCGATTTCAACGACGAGAGCGCTAAGAAGGTCTACCTCAAGGACCAGCGGAAGTGGATCAAGGTGATGTGCCGGGAGATCCAGCTCGGCAGCGCCGTCGCCACGCTGGCCCTCAAGGACGCCGGGATCGACACCGACAATTTTCCCCATGAGCGGCTCGGCGTCGAGTTCGGCGCGAACCTGATGTGCTTCGCTCCCGACGCCTTCTCCGATCCGATGCGGGTCTGCGTCGACGAGAAGGGGGACTTCGTCTTCTCCAAGTGGGGGGGCCAGGGGAAGGACAAGCTCGAGCCGCTGTGGCTGCTCAAGTATCTCCCGAACATGCCGGCCTGCCACATCGCGATCAATGCCGATGCCCGCGGGCCGAGCAACTCCCTCACGCTCGATGAAGCGTCCGGCAACGTCACGATGCTCGAAGCCCTCAGCGTCATCCGCCGCGGGGCGGCGGACGCGATGGTTGTCGGGACGACCGGCAATCGCCTGACCCCGACCAAGACAATCCAGGCCCGCCTGTGGGAAGAACTCGCCCGGGGCGAAGACGACCCGCGGCATCCCTGCAAGCCGTTCGACAGCAAGCGGTCCGGCCAGGTGATCGGCGAAGGGGCGGCCAGCGTCATCGTGGAAGGGGAGGCCAAGGCCCGCGAACGCGGCGCCAAGATCCTCGCCCGCGTCCTCGGCGGTGGAGCTTCGTGCGTCGCCGACAAGGATGGCGTGGGGGATGTCCGCAAGGCGGTCGGCAATGCGATCCGCAACGCCCTCCACTCGACGGGACTCCAGCCCGACCAGATCGGCCACATCAGCGCCCACGGCACGGGAACCCGCGCCGGTGACCTCGCGGAAGCGGCTGGAATCAAGGACGCCTTGGGCGCGACCGGCGGCCGGATTCCGGTTACCGGGTTCAAGGGGGCGGTCGGCAACAGCGGTGCGGCCTGCGGCAGCATCGAGCTCGTGGCGGGTCTCCTGGGAACGGCCCGCGGCGTCGTGTGGCCGACAATCGGGACGACCGCGCCCGATCCCGAGTGCGGCCTGAACGTCATCACCGGGAAGCCGCTCCCGATCGACAACAAGACGTTCCTCAAGATCAGCTACACGAACTGCGGCCAGGCCTCGGCGATCGTCGTCCAGGGGCTCTGA
- a CDS encoding aminotransferase class V-fold PLP-dependent enzyme: protein MTIEATTAESSPPARRAYDVEAIRADFPALQQRLPSRKHPEGLPVTYLDTGASAQKPQVVIDKEREVYEKYYANAYRGVYRFGALVDEGLEESRDKVARLIGAASSDEVIFTSGTTMSINLAAHAYGKKMLSAGDEILLNEMEHHANLVPWQMLAKEIGAVLRFIPLTADGRLDLSQLDAVLTKKTKLLAVTGMSNVLGTLNPVGLLAERAHAVGAKILVDAAQSVPHVETNVVRDGIDFLAFSGHKLYGPSGVGVFYGRAELLDAMDPFLGGGHMIERVYRDHATWSVAPAKFEAGTLPIAQAIALGTAVDYVQAIGIDAAHAHEQALVAYAAERMQTIPGLKIFGPPISDRGAILSFEMDGVHPEDLAQLLDLQGVFVRHGHHCTMPLHDLLGIPASVRASFGLYSNREDVDRFCAALETARHKLL, encoded by the coding sequence ATGACGATCGAAGCGACCACCGCCGAATCCTCTCCGCCGGCTCGCCGGGCGTATGACGTCGAAGCGATCCGGGCCGACTTTCCCGCGCTGCAGCAGAGGCTCCCCAGCCGCAAGCATCCCGAGGGGCTGCCGGTCACCTATCTCGACACCGGCGCCTCGGCCCAGAAGCCGCAGGTGGTGATCGACAAGGAGCGGGAGGTTTACGAGAAGTACTACGCCAACGCCTATCGCGGCGTGTACCGGTTCGGGGCGCTCGTCGACGAAGGGCTGGAGGAATCCCGCGACAAGGTGGCCCGGCTGATCGGAGCCGCCTCGTCCGACGAGGTGATCTTCACCAGCGGCACGACGATGTCGATCAACCTCGCCGCGCACGCCTACGGAAAGAAGATGCTCTCGGCGGGAGACGAGATCCTCCTGAACGAGATGGAGCACCACGCCAACCTCGTCCCCTGGCAGATGCTGGCCAAGGAAATCGGCGCGGTCCTGCGGTTCATCCCCCTGACGGCCGATGGCCGGCTCGACCTGTCCCAGCTCGACGCCGTCCTGACGAAGAAGACCAAGCTCCTGGCGGTCACCGGGATGTCGAACGTCCTGGGGACGCTCAATCCCGTCGGGCTCCTGGCGGAACGGGCCCACGCCGTCGGCGCGAAGATCCTTGTCGACGCCGCGCAGAGTGTTCCGCACGTCGAGACGAACGTGGTCCGGGACGGGATCGACTTCCTCGCCTTCTCGGGCCACAAGCTTTACGGGCCGAGCGGCGTGGGGGTGTTCTACGGGCGGGCGGAACTGCTCGACGCCATGGATCCGTTCCTCGGCGGCGGGCACATGATCGAGCGGGTTTACCGCGATCACGCGACCTGGAGCGTTGCTCCGGCCAAATTCGAGGCCGGGACGCTGCCGATCGCCCAGGCGATTGCTCTCGGAACCGCGGTCGACTACGTCCAGGCGATCGGGATCGACGCGGCCCATGCCCATGAACAGGCGCTGGTCGCCTACGCAGCGGAGCGGATGCAGACGATTCCGGGGCTGAAGATCTTCGGACCGCCGATCTCCGACCGGGGGGCGATCCTGAGCTTTGAAATGGACGGGGTCCATCCGGAGGACCTGGCGCAGCTCCTCGACCTGCAGGGGGTCTTCGTCCGGCACGGGCACCATTGCACGATGCCGCTGCACGATCTCCTGGGAATTCCCGCGTCAGTCCGGGCAAGTTTCGGGCTGTACAGCAACCGCGAGGACGTGGATCGCTTCTGTGCCGCTCTTGAGACGGCCCGCCACAAGCTCTTGTAA
- a CDS encoding glycosyltransferase, giving the protein MPERPDQSGLAPRPIAFCITELDPGGAERAMARLVRSLNRERWSPHVFCLGPDTPLAGEIRSASVPVTCLDVRRRFDVGVVWRLKRQLRDLRPALIQSFLFHANIVSRLAAPLAGVPIVVSGIRVADREHPWHIALERATRGLVTHHVCVSEGVARFARDRMRIAPERTTVIPNAIDVEAYQHVPAVDFSTLGLPPGARVLVNVGRLSPQKGQDVLLAALGKLVPSFPDLHLVIAGEGPLESGLRQQARQLQIEDRVHLIGRSRDVPSLLRDASAFVLTSRWEGMPNVVLEAMAAGCPVVSTEAEGIPELLGNNEFGLRVPIDSVPDLVSAIGRVLTDRDSAADRTRSAVEHLRQQFSVAAITAQYERLYSSLIERNSQRGQ; this is encoded by the coding sequence ATGCCCGAACGGCCCGATCAGTCTGGTCTCGCGCCGCGGCCGATCGCCTTCTGCATCACGGAACTCGATCCGGGTGGAGCGGAACGGGCCATGGCACGGCTCGTCCGAAGCCTCAACCGGGAACGCTGGTCACCGCACGTCTTCTGCCTCGGCCCCGACACACCGCTCGCCGGCGAGATCCGGTCGGCAAGCGTCCCGGTCACATGCCTCGACGTCCGCCGCCGATTCGATGTCGGCGTCGTCTGGCGGCTTAAACGCCAGCTCCGCGACCTCCGCCCCGCCCTGATCCAGTCGTTCCTGTTTCACGCGAACATCGTCAGCCGCCTGGCCGCCCCCCTCGCGGGCGTCCCGATCGTCGTCTCCGGGATCCGGGTCGCCGACCGCGAACATCCCTGGCACATCGCCCTCGAACGGGCCACGCGAGGGCTGGTGACGCATCACGTCTGCGTCAGCGAAGGGGTGGCCCGCTTTGCCCGGGACCGAATGCGAATCGCTCCCGAGCGGACAACGGTCATCCCCAACGCGATCGACGTCGAGGCGTACCAGCACGTGCCCGCCGTCGACTTCTCCACTCTGGGGCTCCCGCCCGGCGCGCGGGTCCTGGTCAACGTCGGCCGCCTCTCGCCGCAGAAAGGCCAGGACGTCCTCCTGGCGGCCCTCGGGAAACTGGTTCCGTCGTTCCCCGATCTCCACCTCGTGATCGCTGGGGAGGGACCGCTGGAGTCAGGCTTACGGCAGCAGGCGCGGCAGCTTCAGATCGAAGACCGGGTCCACCTCATCGGCCGCAGCCGCGATGTTCCCTCGCTCCTGCGAGACGCGTCGGCGTTCGTCCTGACTTCCCGCTGGGAGGGGATGCCGAACGTCGTCCTCGAAGCGATGGCCGCCGGCTGTCCCGTGGTCTCGACAGAGGCCGAGGGGATCCCGGAACTGCTCGGGAATAACGAGTTCGGGCTGCGGGTGCCGATCGACTCCGTGCCGGATCTCGTCTCGGCGATCGGTCGCGTCCTGACCGATCGAGACTCGGCCGCCGATCGGACGCGGAGCGCCGTCGAGCACCTCCGCCAGCAGTTCTCCGTAGCGGCGATTACAGCGCAGTATGAGCGGCTCTACTCAAGCCTGATCGAGCGCAACAGCCAGCGTGGTCAATGA
- a CDS encoding DUF309 domain-containing protein: MGMLKKTKSKKKMSTETPEIPTPKMKKFVRLLRSAELPRYTHVPGSGTPHPYRDPRGHSYNQRPMMPRPLREDRWAESRSYLIGLDFFNLGFYWEAHDEWDRLWKASGPDTEVGKFLKGLVKLAAAGIKVREESIHGVRRHAASAGEVFADVAAESDRDQFCGLDFTLLQFAADRAAQLRYPNDLEIGRPLRVFPFLLIPEPLPLM, encoded by the coding sequence ATGGGTATGCTGAAAAAGACGAAGTCGAAGAAGAAAATGAGCACGGAAACTCCAGAGATCCCGACACCGAAGATGAAGAAGTTTGTCCGCCTTCTCCGCTCAGCGGAGTTGCCGCGGTACACCCACGTTCCGGGGTCGGGAACGCCGCATCCGTACCGCGATCCGCGCGGTCACAGCTACAACCAGCGGCCGATGATGCCGCGTCCGCTCCGCGAAGACCGCTGGGCCGAAAGCCGGTCCTATCTGATCGGTCTCGACTTCTTCAACCTGGGCTTCTATTGGGAAGCCCATGATGAGTGGGACCGCCTGTGGAAGGCGTCCGGTCCGGACACCGAAGTCGGCAAGTTCCTCAAGGGACTCGTCAAGCTGGCCGCCGCCGGGATCAAGGTTCGCGAAGAGAGCATCCACGGTGTCCGCCGCCATGCGGCCTCGGCCGGGGAAGTCTTTGCCGACGTGGCCGCCGAGTCGGACCGCGACCAGTTCTGCGGCCTGGACTTCACGCTTCTTCAGTTCGCCGCGGACCGCGCCGCGCAGCTCCGGTATCCCAACGACCTGGAGATCGGCCGTCCGCTCCGCGTCTTCCCGTTCCTACTGATTCCCGAGCCGCTGCCTCTGATGTAA
- a CDS encoding DUF1592 domain-containing protein produces the protein MPVTLWPSLRDNLVIRVLGAVGRPVRIVPFVLLTLGLVTDRVPAADPVPPVGFPELRQRFAGPVQKTLAKFCLDCHGETTPDGDLNLVRFSDLSAVRRDPAAWIKVAEMLDLGEMPPKKADQPTAEQKKELRDWIRDYLRAEAYAGAGDPGPVVMRRLSNAEYTFTIHDLTGVPLSPASEFPADSAAGEGFTNAGAATVMSPALLTKYLDAAKGIAEHAVLLPDGFRFSAGDTKSDHTNELVQRIKEFYSRYTDSEGATRVNLQGIIFDTNGGGRIPIDRYLRATVVHRDALRSGAVSVSEIASREKLNEKYLSGLWNLLSARERSPLIDPLRKRWNAAGEKDVPSLVEFVHRWQGALTRFQTVGHMRPWVVAVNPLTTRQEIRLKLAPPEGAAEVPFRIQIRPTAGSDANAGTVTLAQPRLSIPGRGDLALADVPAYLARVEAQREMLFESAAEALTAAAEAARSTGPVDVAALAATNRIDPEVLATWFRYLGIGGEAALKLDHLTNRIERAQQYDFVRGWGSDATPLVLANSSDQDVRIPGRMAGHAVTVHPSPTLNVSVGWRAPVAGEFRIESRATHAHPECGNGVTWSLELRRGALRQRLAAGIAHGNAPQAGGPIERFAIQAGDLVSLVIGPRDGNHSCDLTDVELAIRGIGQDSRQWVLTRDVTPDVLAGNPHADGAGHGGVWHFYTEPVAATAQAPVIPPGSLLGRWQGETDPAKRAELAQAVETLLKSTQPAGLAPADEQLYRQLSSVGGPLLSTVGFSDLARKEATTDRTCPADKPHHETVTFPADLVRNAEFVTTATVTAAGTSGASVQIDAAAVADARPDELWPDVPILVTEGGLQTQYVQGFDAFRRWFPVVACYTKIVPVDEVITLTLFHREDAPLVDLMLGDQERAELDRLWGELRFVSGDALTSVDAFLQLLEYASQDGDPKMFEPLRKPINDRADAYRAARLAAEPRQLEALGRFASQAFRRLDNGRDRDAVAALYRALRDEGLPHDEAFRLTLARLLVSPAFLYRLESSPEGNQPAPVNGTELASRLSYFLWASAPDDELLRASPQGLASDDEILRQTRRMIGDPRARRLASEFACQWLHIYDFATLDEKSETHFPTFAGLRDDLQEEAIVFFADWIRRDGSILELLTADHLFVNAPLAEHYAIPGVAGEEWRRVDEAARFGRGGILGLGATLAKQSGASRTSPILRGNWVSEVLLGEKLPKPPKDVPQLPEEEGSDQLTMRQITERHTSDVRCSGCHVRIDPLGFSLEAFDAIGRRREKDAAGRVIDTGAKLVDGTEFAGLDGLRNYLVNTRREAFVRQFCRKLLGYALGRGVQLSDEPLLDAMHADLQANGYRVSRAIELIVGSRQFREIRGRAYQGIATTDE, from the coding sequence ATGCCTGTGACTCTGTGGCCTTCGCTCCGTGACAATCTCGTGATCCGCGTTCTCGGAGCGGTTGGACGCCCGGTCCGGATCGTCCCATTCGTGCTCCTGACGCTGGGCCTCGTCACGGACCGGGTCCCGGCCGCGGACCCGGTCCCGCCGGTCGGGTTTCCGGAACTGCGGCAGCGTTTCGCGGGGCCGGTCCAGAAGACGCTGGCGAAGTTCTGCCTCGACTGCCATGGCGAGACCACTCCGGACGGCGACCTGAATCTCGTCCGGTTCAGCGACCTTAGCGCCGTCCGGCGCGATCCGGCGGCTTGGATCAAGGTCGCGGAGATGCTCGACCTCGGCGAAATGCCGCCGAAGAAGGCCGACCAGCCGACCGCCGAGCAGAAGAAGGAGCTGCGGGACTGGATCCGGGACTACCTCCGGGCGGAAGCCTACGCGGGCGCGGGAGACCCCGGCCCGGTCGTCATGCGGCGGCTGAGCAACGCGGAATACACCTTCACGATCCACGACCTGACCGGCGTCCCCCTCAGCCCCGCCTCCGAGTTCCCGGCCGACAGCGCCGCGGGGGAAGGGTTCACGAACGCCGGCGCCGCGACGGTCATGTCGCCAGCCCTCCTGACGAAGTACCTCGACGCCGCCAAGGGGATCGCCGAGCACGCGGTCCTGCTCCCCGACGGTTTCCGCTTCTCCGCCGGCGACACGAAGAGCGACCACACGAACGAGCTGGTCCAGCGGATCAAGGAGTTCTACTCGCGGTACACGGACAGCGAGGGGGCGACGCGGGTCAATCTCCAGGGGATCATCTTCGATACGAACGGCGGGGGACGGATTCCGATCGACCGCTACCTGCGGGCGACGGTGGTCCATCGCGACGCACTGCGGTCCGGGGCTGTCTCGGTCTCCGAAATCGCGTCGCGGGAGAAGCTCAACGAGAAATACCTCTCGGGGCTCTGGAACCTTCTCAGCGCTCGTGAGCGTTCCCCTCTGATCGACCCGCTGCGAAAGCGGTGGAACGCGGCGGGGGAGAAGGATGTTCCCTCCCTCGTCGAGTTCGTCCATCGCTGGCAGGGAGCGCTCACCCGGTTCCAGACCGTCGGCCACATGCGGCCGTGGGTCGTCGCGGTCAACCCGCTCACGACGCGTCAGGAGATCCGCCTCAAACTCGCACCCCCGGAAGGCGCGGCCGAGGTTCCGTTCCGGATCCAGATCCGTCCCACGGCTGGCTCCGACGCGAATGCCGGCACCGTCACGCTCGCCCAGCCCCGACTGTCGATCCCCGGCCGCGGGGATCTTGCGCTCGCCGACGTCCCCGCCTACCTGGCGCGGGTCGAGGCCCAACGCGAGATGCTGTTCGAGTCCGCCGCCGAGGCGCTGACCGCCGCGGCGGAAGCGGCCCGGTCGACAGGGCCGGTGGATGTTGCGGCCCTGGCGGCCACCAACCGCATCGATCCGGAGGTCTTGGCGACCTGGTTCCGCTACCTCGGCATCGGGGGCGAAGCGGCCCTCAAGCTCGACCACCTGACGAACCGGATCGAGCGGGCGCAGCAGTATGACTTTGTCCGCGGTTGGGGGAGCGACGCCACGCCCCTCGTGCTGGCGAACTCCAGTGATCAGGACGTCCGGATTCCGGGCCGGATGGCAGGCCACGCTGTCACGGTTCACCCGTCCCCGACGCTGAACGTCTCCGTCGGATGGCGGGCCCCGGTCGCCGGCGAGTTCCGAATCGAGTCCCGGGCGACGCATGCCCATCCCGAGTGCGGCAACGGCGTGACCTGGAGCCTGGAACTGCGGCGAGGGGCGCTGCGGCAGCGGCTCGCCGCGGGGATCGCTCACGGCAACGCCCCGCAGGCCGGGGGGCCGATCGAGCGGTTCGCGATCCAGGCGGGGGACCTCGTTTCCCTCGTGATCGGCCCGCGGGACGGCAACCATTCGTGCGACCTCACCGATGTCGAACTGGCGATCCGAGGGATCGGCCAAGACTCCCGGCAGTGGGTACTCACTCGCGATGTCACGCCGGATGTCCTCGCCGGAAACCCGCATGCCGATGGCGCGGGACACGGCGGCGTGTGGCACTTCTACACGGAGCCGGTCGCGGCGACGGCCCAGGCGCCGGTGATTCCTCCCGGGTCGCTCCTGGGCCGCTGGCAGGGGGAGACCGATCCAGCCAAGCGGGCCGAGCTGGCGCAGGCAGTCGAGACGCTGCTGAAGAGCACGCAGCCGGCCGGCCTCGCCCCCGCCGATGAGCAACTCTACCGCCAACTCTCGTCGGTCGGGGGACCGCTACTGTCGACCGTCGGATTCTCCGACCTCGCACGCAAGGAAGCGACAACCGACCGGACCTGTCCGGCGGACAAGCCGCACCACGAGACGGTGACATTCCCCGCCGACCTCGTTCGAAACGCCGAGTTCGTCACGACCGCGACAGTCACGGCGGCGGGGACCTCGGGGGCGAGTGTGCAGATCGACGCCGCCGCGGTCGCCGACGCGCGGCCGGACGAACTCTGGCCGGACGTTCCGATCCTCGTCACCGAAGGGGGGCTGCAGACGCAGTACGTTCAGGGATTCGACGCCTTCCGACGCTGGTTCCCGGTCGTCGCCTGCTACACCAAGATCGTTCCCGTTGACGAAGTCATCACGCTGACGCTGTTCCATCGCGAGGATGCCCCGCTCGTCGACCTGATGCTCGGCGACCAGGAGCGGGCTGAGCTCGACCGGCTCTGGGGGGAGCTCCGCTTCGTAAGCGGCGACGCGCTGACGAGCGTGGACGCGTTCCTGCAGCTTCTGGAGTACGCCTCGCAGGACGGCGATCCGAAGATGTTCGAGCCGCTGCGAAAGCCCATCAACGATCGGGCCGACGCCTACCGGGCCGCGCGGCTGGCCGCCGAGCCGCGGCAGCTCGAAGCCCTGGGGCGATTCGCCAGCCAGGCCTTCCGCCGACTGGACAACGGCCGAGACCGCGACGCTGTGGCGGCGCTCTACCGGGCGCTGCGCGACGAAGGTCTCCCGCACGACGAGGCATTCCGGCTGACTCTCGCCCGGCTGCTGGTCTCTCCCGCCTTCCTGTACCGGCTCGAGTCGTCCCCGGAAGGGAACCAGCCGGCTCCGGTCAACGGGACCGAGCTGGCCAGCCGGCTGAGCTACTTCCTATGGGCGTCAGCGCCCGATGACGAACTGCTGAGGGCGAGCCCACAAGGGCTGGCGTCCGACGACGAGATCCTCCGGCAGACGCGGCGGATGATCGGCGATCCGCGGGCGCGGCGGCTGGCGTCGGAATTCGCCTGCCAGTGGCTGCACATCTACGACTTCGCCACGCTCGACGAGAAGAGCGAGACCCACTTCCCGACGTTCGCCGGGCTCCGGGACGACCTTCAGGAGGAGGCGATCGTCTTCTTCGCCGACTGGATCCGGCGGGACGGTTCCATTCTCGAACTCCTCACCGCCGACCACCTCTTCGTCAACGCCCCGCTCGCGGAGCACTACGCGATTCCGGGCGTCGCCGGCGAGGAATGGCGGCGGGTGGACGAAGCCGCGCGGTTCGGCCGCGGGGGAATCCTGGGCCTCGGTGCAACGCTCGCCAAGCAGTCGGGGGCCTCGCGAACGAGTCCGATCCTGCGGGGGAACTGGGTCTCGGAAGTGCTCCTCGGCGAAAAACTGCCGAAGCCTCCCAAGGACGTCCCGCAGCTTCCCGAGGAGGAGGGCTCGGACCAGCTCACGATGCGGCAGATCACCGAGCGGCATACGAGCGACGTCCGCTGCTCCGGCTGTCACGTCCGGATCGATCCGCTCGGCTTCTCGCTGGAGGCGTTCGACGCCATCGGTCGCCGCCGCGAGAAGGACGCCGCCGGGCGGGTCATCGATACCGGAGCGAAGCTCGTCGACGGGACGGAGTTTGCCGGACTCGACGGACTGCGGAACTACCTCGTCAACACCCGCCGCGAGGCGTTCGTCCGGCAGTTCTGCCGCAAGCTGCTCGGTTACGCCCTCGGCCGCGGCGTCCAGCTTTCGGACGAACCGCTCCTCGACGCGATGCACGCGGACCTCCAGGCGAACGGCTACCGCGTCTCGCGGGCGATCGAATTGATCGTGGGGAGCCGGCAGTTCCGCGAGATCCGCGGGCGGGCCTATCAGGGGATCGCGACGACGGACGAATGA
- the coaE gene encoding dephospho-CoA kinase (Dephospho-CoA kinase (CoaE) performs the final step in coenzyme A biosynthesis.), which produces MIGLVGGIAAGKSAVARALARHWRILTLDADQSGHRALHDAEIRRRLVERFGERILGADGEVNRKTLAREVFGPTPEHQRNRSDLERIVHPWIRADLEAQLREARAAPQVDVILLDAPVLLESGWDEICDTVAFIDTPLEERAARAATRGWSLEELQMREKSQLPLDEKRRRSSFVVDNAGSVEAAAGQFAEELRQRFALPADTR; this is translated from the coding sequence GTGATCGGTCTTGTCGGAGGGATCGCCGCTGGGAAGAGCGCCGTCGCGCGGGCCCTGGCCCGGCATTGGCGGATCCTGACGCTGGACGCCGATCAATCCGGGCATCGGGCTCTTCATGACGCAGAAATCCGCAGGCGGCTCGTCGAGCGGTTCGGAGAGCGGATCCTCGGGGCCGATGGAGAGGTGAATCGAAAAACACTTGCGCGGGAGGTCTTCGGGCCAACCCCTGAACATCAGCGGAATCGCAGCGACCTCGAACGGATCGTCCATCCGTGGATCCGGGCCGATCTGGAGGCCCAGCTTCGCGAGGCCCGCGCCGCCCCGCAGGTCGACGTGATCCTTCTGGACGCGCCGGTCCTTCTGGAGAGCGGCTGGGACGAGATCTGCGACACGGTGGCGTTCATCGATACGCCGCTCGAAGAGCGGGCGGCGCGGGCGGCAACGCGGGGCTGGTCGCTTGAAGAACTGCAGATGCGGGAGAAGAGCCAGCTGCCACTTGACGAGAAGCGGCGGCGCTCCTCGTTCGTGGTCGACAACGCCGGATCCGTCGAAGCGGCAGCAGGGCAATTCGCGGAAGAACTGCGACAGCGGTTCGCACTTCCTGCCGATACTCGGTAG
- the folK gene encoding 2-amino-4-hydroxy-6-hydroxymethyldihydropteridine diphosphokinase: protein MQTLYHLGFGGNLGDVAATMRRALTLLDESAGTVVAASSLYHTAPMGTEAGTGYQNAVVALSSDWSPPALLAITQQIERECGRERLIHWGPRTLDIDLLLAGPTVIQAPTLTIPHPGLAYRRFALDPLVEIAPTARHPLWNLPVREIQAALRQRPLPVAVRTESPFGRRALLEQWPESLRRQIALAPADHGPDRAGRWVIDLTSSVPNTTPFHLTLEGMTSLERLEEILSAMLDEPQVIGALAPA, encoded by the coding sequence ATGCAGACCCTCTACCACCTCGGCTTCGGCGGGAACCTCGGCGACGTCGCCGCCACGATGCGGCGGGCCCTGACGCTCTTGGATGAGTCCGCCGGGACCGTCGTCGCCGCGAGTTCGCTCTACCACACCGCTCCGATGGGAACGGAGGCCGGAACCGGCTATCAGAATGCGGTCGTGGCCCTCTCCTCGGACTGGTCGCCCCCCGCCCTCCTGGCGATCACGCAGCAGATCGAGCGGGAATGCGGCCGCGAACGGCTGATTCACTGGGGGCCGCGGACGCTCGACATCGACCTGCTGCTCGCCGGACCGACCGTCATTCAGGCTCCGACGCTGACGATTCCGCACCCGGGACTGGCATACCGCCGCTTCGCCCTCGACCCGCTCGTCGAGATCGCCCCCACCGCGCGGCATCCGCTGTGGAATCTTCCGGTCCGGGAGATCCAGGCCGCCCTTCGCCAGCGGCCCCTGCCGGTCGCCGTCCGAACCGAGTCCCCGTTTGGACGCCGGGCGCTCCTCGAACAATGGCCTGAGTCCCTTCGCCGGCAGATCGCTCTGGCACCGGCGGACCACGGGCCTGACCGCGCGGGCCGGTGGGTGATCGATCTCACGTCGTCGGTCCCCAACACGACGCCATTCCACCTCACGTTGGAGGGGATGACGTCGCTGGAGCGGCTGGAGGAGATCCTCTCGGCGATGCTCGACGAGCCGCAGGTGATCGGCGCGCTCGCCCCAGCCTGA
- a CDS encoding SufE family protein, whose translation MSTLSAMTLDELIQEFDDLGDWEARCDFLIDLGKELPKLDPVNRTEENRVHGCQSNVWLVAEIHRRADGEPEVEFVANSDAMIVSGLIAVLSIIYNHHTPAEILATDITGIFKRLELDRHLSPQRRNGLFGMVKRVREIAAHA comes from the coding sequence GTGTCCACTTTGTCCGCGATGACCCTCGATGAGCTGATCCAGGAGTTTGACGACCTGGGGGACTGGGAGGCGCGATGCGACTTCCTGATCGACCTGGGCAAAGAGCTTCCGAAACTCGACCCGGTGAACCGCACGGAGGAGAACCGGGTCCACGGCTGTCAGAGCAACGTCTGGCTCGTCGCCGAGATCCACCGCCGTGCCGATGGAGAGCCGGAAGTCGAGTTTGTTGCCAACAGCGACGCCATGATCGTCAGCGGTCTCATTGCCGTCCTGTCCATCATCTATAACCACCACACGCCGGCGGAGATCCTGGCGACCGATATCACGGGGATCTTCAAGCGTCTCGAACTGGACCGGCACCTCAGCCCGCAGCGGCGGAACGGCCTGTTCGGGATGGTGAAGCGGGTGCGGGAGATCGCTGCCCACGCTTGA